Part of the Nostoc sp. ATCC 53789 genome, CAAGCAAGAAGACCATTCTTGATTATTGATGATCACGGCCGGGTGTGCCCAAGCTAAACGGCCAGATTTAAGTTTAACTTCTATCCAACCTCGTTTTGTCCGCTTACCTGTTACCTCGAAACTGGTGTTATCGGCAACTGTTTGCAAAATATTATCAGAATTTATCGAACTAGGTTCAGAACGGATATTAGAATTTCCGACGACAAGAGCCGAGCATTTGTTTACTAAAGTAGTATCCTTACCTGTAAGATTTAAAGCTAAATTTTTCACATTCGGATATACATTTGCGACTAAGGCAGCCGCACCACCCGCTAATAATATGCCAATTAATATTGGCCATGGGTCGGATTTACCAGAGTCTTTACGGACAGGTTTGACAGGATTTGCTGGTGCAAATGCAACCGTTTGCAACCGAGATACTTGAGGTCTAGATTTGGTGGATTCTTCAGGTTTCGAAAGTGTAGCTACAGGATTAATCGCATCTTTACAGGCTTGCAGTGCTTCCGTGGCGTTTTGATAGCGGTCTTTGAAGTGATAACGCACCATTTTTGTCAACACTGCCGCCAGTCGGTAGTTTACGGTTACTGATTGCTGCCAAATGATTTCGCCTGTTTCCGGGTCTTCTTGCAATGCTGTTGGCAATAATCCTGTTAGTGCTTGAATGGCGATGATGCCGAGAGAATAAATATCACTGTTGGGGCGGGGTTTACCTTGCCCTTGTTCTGTGGGCATATAGCCAGGAGTGCCAATAACGACTGTGGCAGATGCTTGTCCCCCCACTATTACCATCTGGGTACGCAGTTGCTTCACTGCCCCAAAGTCCACTAAAACTAACTTATTATCTGAGGCGCGACGGATAATATTATCCGGTTTGATGTCCCGATGAATAACGCCTTGGCTGTGGACAAATTCGAGAATTTCTAGAACTTCTTGTAATAGTTGAATTACTTGGCTTTCACTCCAGCGTTTACCAGGTGTAAGTTCTTCAGCTAGGGTATGTCCTTCAATATATTCTTGTACTAAATAAAATTCTTGGTTTTCATCAAAATACGCTAGCAGCCTGGGTATTTGGTCATGGTTGCCCAGTTTTTCTAAGGTTTCGGCTTCGCTGTTGAACAGGCGTTTTGCAGTATCAAAAACTCTGGGGTCAGTTCCGGGTTTGAGGTGCTTGACAACGCAAATGGGGTTGCCGGGCCGCCTAGTATCTTGGGCAATATAAGTTTGACCAAATCCTCCCATTGCGAGGACTCGAATTACTTGGTAACGATGGTCTAGTAGCTTGCCGATCATATTCCCTCCCCAGAGTTATTACCTAATTGTCCAGCTGGTAATAAATATCTCCAAATTTTCTTCAATGAAATCCGCTATCTTGAGAAAAGATTTAGATTAAAAACGCAGCTTTTTTATAAACGCAGACTGTTTATTTTTCTTTTAGTGCCCCTGTTTATTACCAATGCCACCGAAAATAACAAATCCAGTTGCATGGCAGCAGGCTGAAATTCTCATGCAACCTGCTTTCATTCGCGTTATCGATAATATCCGCAAGTCCCTTGATGAATCTTCTTGGACGGGAACTTACCATGATGTCCTGATTTGGCCGCCTAACACCACTGATGAAATCAAAGCATTGGTGACTGAGTTGTTGCAAGCAATGGAAACTGCAACGCCCCAAGAAGCCGATGAAATTAGAGAGACTCTTACTCGTTTGCCGATGCCCCATCCAGGATATCATCTACGTTTGCAGCGTCAACAGCAAGAAGCGAGTATCGATTTGTGGGAATTGTGTTATGAGGTGTGTTTTATTGAATACAGCCCACAGAAAGAAGCTGCTGAGATTGATACTAGTTTAATTGATGAACTGGGTGAAGTGGATTGGCTGCGTTTGGATGCTAAAGCAAAAGATTTAGTTGAACACGCGTTTGCTAAATTGCCAGAAGGATGAAGGAGGCAGGAGGCAGAAGGCAAGAGGCAGAAGGCAGGAGTCAGAATCGAGATGCTCTTGCTAGCAAGATTCCCGTAGGAGTGCGCGGACTCGTTCATAGGTTACTATGCCGTACCTACTTCGTGTAAGCAAGCTACGCACAGCGTCTCGTAAAGCCTTCTCTACGAGACGCTGCGCTATCCGCTTTTTCGGTCAGAATACCTTTTCTGCATTCTGACTCCTGACTCCTGAATTCTGTTCGATAAAATTAGTAAAGGCACGGTATAACCGTGCCCTAATTCGCAAAAAGTATTATTTTGAAAAGTTTTTTGCTTTACATTAAATTTAATACTGGCGTAAAATTGCAGACAATGAACTATTTTTACGAAGATCCATTAAGTCTGCCAAAGAATCTGTGCGCGTATCCAAGTGGTGCTTGTGTTCTGCTGGCAGAACCGTCACCAGATGTTTTGCTTTAGGTTGCATCTGCATTAGCGGCATCAGTTGTGGCTGTGGCACAAAAATTGGTTGGTTCTTGGGAAGGCGTGGTTCCAATCTTTGGTACTGGCTTTGTGCCAAGCGTGCCTGATGTCGTTTAACCTGTTTTTGGACTTTCTGCGGTTGCGTTTTCCGATTAAGCATTTTGAAAACGAGCAAAGAACCACCACCACAACTGAGGACGATCGCAGCTACCATCCATAAAGGTGTAGGGTTACTATTCTCAGAGGGCACACTGATTGGTTCTTCAACAATAACTGGGATTGTTTCTGGTTCTTCTTGTGCTACCTGTCCAGCATTACCTAAGCTATACAGGGCAAAGGCACCACCTCCTAAAAACATGGCTAAACACCCAGTTAACAATAGCCAAGGATGATGTGTTACCAGATATATCAGAACATTCGAGCTTTGTTTTAATC contains:
- a CDS encoding serine/threonine protein kinase: MIGKLLDHRYQVIRVLAMGGFGQTYIAQDTRRPGNPICVVKHLKPGTDPRVFDTAKRLFNSEAETLEKLGNHDQIPRLLAYFDENQEFYLVQEYIEGHTLAEELTPGKRWSESQVIQLLQEVLEILEFVHSQGVIHRDIKPDNIIRRASDNKLVLVDFGAVKQLRTQMVIVGGQASATVVIGTPGYMPTEQGQGKPRPNSDIYSLGIIAIQALTGLLPTALQEDPETGEIIWQQSVTVNYRLAAVLTKMVRYHFKDRYQNATEALQACKDAINPVATLSKPEESTKSRPQVSRLQTVAFAPANPVKPVRKDSGKSDPWPILIGILLAGGAAALVANVYPNVKNLALNLTGKDTTLVNKCSALVVGNSNIRSEPSSINSDNILQTVADNTSFEVTGKRTKRGWIEVKLKSGRLAWAHPAVIINNQEWSSCLRDKGIATKTVNDSSLIATRPTPKPKAKSSDVATPLPEKPKGSTDDVDKSERSQPSDNSANIIEQAKQKYDSGDIVGAIALLKSIPANAASGIQETGKMIAQWQDDWAKAEALSNEINKAIDDGKWDKVLDYRNHPEKLPNTKYWRNKIEPLFKQAAENLAKQALTQLKNQGNPKSSQQKLPDTNQPATKENPNSKETPKSDF